A window from Zonotrichia albicollis isolate bZonAlb1 chromosome 8, bZonAlb1.hap1, whole genome shotgun sequence encodes these proteins:
- the DYNLT4 gene encoding dynein light chain Tctex-type 4, translating to MAEQPVPEIALLAQVLAAGSTEAPALRSSRRGSQPAAPARGPEDSKAPPLLSRRNSILSRRSSFGMGPGSRRPSWMLHRRVSFSGLPIFQPILKTRLENTYRIGPDKGCRFDVERVQRVLEGTLACALGATEYSAQGSAPLALSLTELLQSQAKEVVPPRYKLVCHVVLGQQGQQSLVVASRGLWDPETDTFASASFSNASLFAVATVYGVYFE from the coding sequence ATGGCTGAGCAGCCCGTCCCAGAGATAGCCCTGCTAGCCcaggtgctggctgcaggcagcactgaGGCCCCTGCACTCCGCAGTAGCCGCCGTGggtcccagcctgcagccccagcccggggcccTGAGGACAGCAAAGCTCCCCCTCTGCTCTCCCGCCGCAATTCCATCCTCAGCCGCCGCAGCTCCTTCGGCATGGGCCCGGGGAGCAGGCGGCCATCCTGGATGCTCCACAGACGTGTCAGCTTCTCTGGGCTCCCCATTTTCCAACCCATCCTCAAGACCCGCCTTGAAAACACTTACAGGATAGGGCCAGACAAAGGCTGCAGGTTTGATGTGGAGCGGGTGCAGCGGGTGCTGGAGGGGACCCTGGCCTGTGCCTTGGGGGCCACAGAGTacagtgcccagggcagtgccccaCTAGCCCTGAGCCTgactgagctgctgcagagccaggccAAGGAGGTGGTGCCACCCCGCTACAAGCTGGTCTGCCACGTGGTgctgggccagcagggccagcagagcctcGTGGTGGCCAGCCGGGGACTGTGGGACCCTGAGACCGACACCTTTGCCTCTGCCTCCTTCTCCAACGCCTCCCTCTTTGCTGTAGCCACAGTGTATGGGGTCTACTTCGAGTAG